One genomic window of Actinoplanes lobatus includes the following:
- a CDS encoding SAM-dependent methyltransferase produces the protein MALELDRLCRKEAVVTEGSSAPTEVAPPGVNINVPHSARIYDYWLGGKDNFAVDRAVGEAIIQAIPGMKYMAGENRKFVHRAARDLVAKEGIRQFLDIGTGIPTRPNLHEIAQQIAPETRVVYVDNDPIVLVHARALMISDPAGRSEYIAADIRKPRSILDDPALRDTLDLTQPVGLTLIAILMLLADTDDPWTKVAELRDALPSGSCLAITHPTADFNPAEVDAAVAAATGAGMTLVARNREAVERFFGDWELLEPGLVPVSAWRPDGKVENPEAAYYWSGVARKP, from the coding sequence ATGGCGCTTGAGCTCGACAGGTTGTGTCGCAAGGAGGCGGTCGTGACAGAGGGCAGTTCCGCACCCACCGAGGTGGCTCCGCCCGGGGTCAACATCAACGTGCCGCACTCCGCCCGCATCTACGACTACTGGCTCGGCGGCAAGGACAACTTCGCCGTCGACCGTGCCGTCGGAGAGGCGATCATCCAGGCCATCCCCGGCATGAAGTACATGGCCGGCGAGAACCGGAAGTTCGTCCACCGGGCGGCCCGTGACCTGGTCGCCAAGGAGGGCATCCGCCAGTTCCTGGACATCGGCACCGGCATCCCGACCCGGCCCAACCTGCACGAGATCGCCCAGCAGATCGCACCCGAGACCCGCGTCGTCTACGTCGACAACGACCCGATCGTGCTGGTCCACGCCCGCGCCCTGATGATCAGCGACCCCGCCGGCCGTAGTGAGTACATCGCCGCCGACATCCGCAAGCCGCGCTCCATCCTCGACGACCCGGCCCTGCGCGACACCCTCGACCTGACCCAGCCGGTCGGCCTCACCCTGATCGCCATCCTGATGCTGCTCGCCGACACCGACGACCCGTGGACCAAGGTCGCCGAGCTGCGCGACGCCCTGCCCTCCGGCAGCTGCCTGGCCATCACCCACCCGACCGCCGACTTCAACCCGGCCGAGGTCGACGCCGCGGTCGCCGCCGCCACCGGCGCCGGCATGACCCTGGTGGCCCGCAACCGCGAGGCCGTCGAGCGCTTCTTCGGCGACTGGGAGCTCCTCGAGCCCGGCCTGGTCCCGGTCTCGGCCTGGCGCCCGGACGGCAAGGTCGAAAACCCGGAGGCCGCCTACTACTGGTCAGGCGTGGCCCGCAAGCCTTAA